The DNA segment GTGTGCGGCAATCATCCGCAGCGCGGGTGGTATCAGCTTGAACGCGGCGTAGATCGAGAAGTTGTTAATACCTCTTCTCCTGGCCTCGGCCACCGTGGCAAGGATTGCAGGCGCGGTGGTCTCGAAGCCAACGCCCAAGAAGCAGAACTCCTTGTCCGGTTCCCTTTCGGCCATCGCAAGCGCGTCAAGCGGTGAGTAAACGATCCTTATGTCCCTGCCCTGATCCCTCTCATTGGCAAGGGAGCTCTCTGATCCGGGCACGTGCAGCATGTCGCCGAAGGTGGTTACCACCACATCCGGCATCCGCGATAGCTCAATAAACCGGTCTATATCCGCATCCGAGGTCACGCACACCGGGCAGCCCGGGCCGGATAGGAGCCTTACCTTTCCGGCAAGTGCTCTTCTGATGCCTGTTTTCGATATGGCGTGGGTGTGCGTGCCGCATACCTCCATCAACGTCAGGGGTTCCTTGATGTGTGCACAAAGTTCCGCTAACAATCCTTGTATTAGATCGGCGTCGCCTTCTATGCGTTTAAGGATTTCTTCTAGGTTTTCAGCCATCAAGCTCTTTCTCGACCCTCACCATCTCCTGGATCAATCGCAAGGTCTCCTTGGCATCTACCTCCGAGAGCTTCTTTATTGCGAAGCCCGCGTGAAGGATAACGTAGTCACCCACCTTCACATCGGGCAGCATGAGAAAAGATGTCTCGCGCTTCACCCCCTGATAGTCCACCTTACCAGAGGTTCCGGAAATCTCTATCACCTTTGCAGGAATTCCTATACACATGGTAGAATTATAGAGACGCCTGGGATTAGGTCAAGCGCAACAAGGAGGATTCTAAGATTACAAGATTTAAAGATTAGAGCTCCCTACGGTCGCTCTCCTTCGGTGGAAGATTGGGTGGGATTTGCCTGCTGGAAGTCGGCAGCTCCTAGTGGGTACGTGGTGAACACCCTCTCAGGGTGTTGCCGTAATTGCTACTACTTGCTCATTTCAAAATGCAAATTGGCGCGCGGTGAGCGGGCAGGCGTCGTACCCCCGGTGGCGCAGGGCGGTTGCAAGTTCACGGGCGTAGCCGTGGGTTGTCCAGACTTTTTTTGGCCTCACCTTATCTACGTACCGCAGGAGTTCCCCGAAATCCGCATGGTCGCTTAACGGTATCTGGCTTGACCCATCATTCCAGCGTCTTGTCAATGCCCAACCTGAGACCGTAGCGAATCTTGGATTGTCCGCCTCCACGTACCGCGCTTTCTGTGGTGGCACTATCAGTACACCGGGCACATTCCCCTCATCGGCATACAATCTGTACTTCCCCAGATCAACCCCAAACTCCTCGTAAACTTTAGACATTTGCCAGACCGTCTTTGAAACCCACACAGGGATCTTTTCTCTTGCAAGTAATGCCAGAAGTTCCTGGCTTTTGCCCAGTGAGTAGGCCATGAACACTGGGGTACGGCCACCGATCAGGCTTTTTTCGATGAAGTCAAAGATCTGCTTCTCGATTCTCTCCCGGGCGGGCCATTGGAAGAGATGGGTACCAAAGGTCGCTTCAACAATGAGGTTCTCCGCCTGCGGAATCTCGATCGATCGGCAGGAGTAGCCCGCTCGCAGCTTGATATCTCCTGAGTAAAGCAAGCTGGTTTGAGGGGTTTCTACGAGTACCTGTGCAGAGCCCAGGATGTGCCCAGAAGGGTAGAGAGTTACATGCATCTTCCCCAAAGACATTCGCTTGCCGTAATCAAGGCTCTCGGCAGTCTTTACCCCGTATCTGACCTCAAGCAGCCTTTTGGTTTCAGGAGAGGTAATAATCCTTCCCTTTCTTACCGCATGGTCGGCGTGGGCGTGTGAAAGCACGATCGGTTCGGCGTTGCGTCCGGCATGATCCAGCATCACGCTGAAATCCTCGAACTCGACCCTGCCTTCAGGATGTATGCGCATCAATAATTCTACTTGACCCAGGGGTTCCGTCAAGGAAAAGAAACACTAACTCTGCTGTAATTATTAAGGATCACGCAGAAGAGATATCCATCTCCTAGTTGTTCAAGATGCGGCGTAACTAGCCGGATGAGCTTTTATTATCCTACTTGACATCTTCCTATATCTCATTATTATAAGGCCGCTTAAAACAACAAAAAGGAGAACCGATGAAGAAGTTAGCAACAAAACTGATTATCGCAGCCGTTGTTCTTTCGGTGACCACGATTCGGGGCGGCCAAGCACAAGAGGCGCTTGCAAAGATGCGTAGCGCGTGGAAGTCAGTGGACCAATACACTGTGCGCCTGGTTTCCCACCTGGAGAAGGACGGCAAAACCAGCAACTCCACCATCAACCTCAGCTACAAGCGACCCGGATGGGTGAAGATCGAGGTGATAGAAGGAGACAAGAAGGGTTCGGCAGGGCTCTATGACCCCAACAAGGACCGCATCCAGGTTAGATGGGCCGGGATAGCCTTGCCTGTGTATCTTTCACCGGACGCCAAGATTGCAAAAAGCCTGCGCGGCGAAAAGATATACTCGATAACCTTTGAGAAGATGCTCGAGCACGCCGACTGGTATCTGGCCAACGGAAGCCTTAAATGGATCGGGGAGGAGACCTTCGAAGGGGCCTCCTGTGCGGTGATCGAGTTCAAAACCGCTTCTGTGGATAAGAATCTGGGCATCGCCAGGGAGCGCTGGTGGCTGGACAAAAAAACAGGGTTCATTCGAAAAACCAACGGCTTCGACGCCAATGGAAAGAAGGTGCAGCGGGCAATCTACAGGGACCTGAAGCTTAACCCCGATCTACCGGAAGACCACTTTAAACTGTGAGGTCTGAATGAAGAGAGCCTTCTGCTTGATTGTCGCGGCATCTTTATCGTTATCTATACTTGCAGGATGTAAGGATAGGGCTGCCGATCCCCTCACCGTGGTAAACCGGTACTTCGCCGCGCTTGACAGGGGGGATATAGATGAGGCTTACGGGTATCTGTGTGACCGTTCTCTTGTGATCAGAACCGCGAATGGTGAGGAGATGCCTTTTCTGGCAAGGCCGGATCTTGAGACATACAAAACTCTGGCTGAGAAGGCCCCCAAGATTAGCGTTACCGAGATCAAGCGGATGCCTGAGCTTTCCCAGGAGAATGAACTTGAGGTTTTTCAGATTACGGCGCGCACCAAGGAGCGAGGTCGCAATGTGGAGCGTGCATCTGCTCAGTTTCTTCTCTATCTTGCGCCCAACAGCGAAGGCCGCTGGTCAGTGCTTCTCCCTGTTTCGGCGAAGATAAAAGGTACGATAGCGGACAGTTCGGCGCTTGAACCTTAACACAGCAGATCACGTAGCGCTGTCTCTGAGATCTCGATAGATGGGGGGATGGGTAGATAGAAGTCAGGATGGGCTAACCTCCAGTTACTTTAAGTCCCCGTTTTCCGGCTAGTTAGGAGACAGGGCAGGGTTGACAAATTCGGTTTCACGCGTATCCTTCCTATAGGATTTCGCAAATCTTCAATTCAGCAATCTTGGAGGCAGATTAGATGAAGGCACTTAAGCTGAAGAAGGAGGATCTCTACACCTACCTTGAGTCGCTTAAGAGCTACGGCGAGCTCTGGGGACCGGTGAGTCGCGGCGAGCACTACTCCTACGCCAAGCTAGCCAACGTTCGTGACGTTGCACTCCAGGCGCTGCGTACCATCATCCCACCGAAGAAGTTCTTTGTTCCCCCTCGCTTCAACATGTTCCGTTACTCGCAGGGTACATACTCAGAGACCTTTGAGGATGTTAGGCCAAGGGTGTTATTTGGTATTCATCCCTGTGACATACACGGATTGATGATTCTTGACGAGCTTTTCCTGGACCGCTTTCCCGATCCGTACTATAAAAAGCGCCGCGAGGCTACCGCCATCCTCGGTCTTTCCTGCATCCCGGACGATAAGTGTATGGCGCGTTCCACCAACACCCACGCCGTAGAGGGAGGCTTCGACCTGGCTTTCAACGAGCTGGGTGAGAAGTATCTTGTCTGGGTTGGTTCCTCGCTTGGTGATGACCTGGTGCGGTTGAACATTGATCTGTTTAGCGAGGAGATTGAAACCAGCGACGTGCAGAAATATCTCGAGTGGCGTCGCAAGCGTGACTCCCGCTACAAGCTCAACTTCGACCTCACCGGCATGCCTGACATAATGGAGCTCTCCTGGGATTCCCCGCTTTGGGATGAGTTGGCCGATCGCTGCCTTTCCTGCGGTTCCTGCTCCATGGTCTGCCCGACCTGTAACTGCTACAACATCCGTGACGTAAGCGACCTCTCGTTTACCTCTGGTGTTCGCCAGCGTCGCTGGGACAGCTGTATGAACAAGGAGTACGCGCTGGTTGCGGGCGGTCACAACTTCCGGGAGGCGCGCGCCGAACGGTTAAAACTCTACTACACCCACAAGCTCAAGGCGTTCATCACCGAGTACGGCAAGCCCTCCTGCGTGGGCTGCGGCCGATGCATTGATACCTGCCCGGTCTCGATCAACGTCGCCGAGGTCATTCGCGGTCTCAAAGGGCAGGAGGTGAAGCTATGATTAATATGCCCCACACTTCCGCTAAAGGCGCCCCTGCCAATCCTTTCATGCCCGAGCAGATGCGTATAGTGCGGCGCTACGATCTTACGTCTGACGTTCGCTTCTTCCAGGTGCGGCCGGTGGATATGGAGCGGGCGCTCTCCCTAGACTACAAGCCGGGTCAGTTCATGATGATTTCCCTCGCCGGTGTGGGTGAGGCGCCCTTCTCTATCTCCTCCACCCCTTCCCGTCCTGGGATGGTTGAGTTCTGCATCCGAAAGGTGGGCCGGCTGACCGAACAGCTATTTAGGTATAAAGAAAACTCCATCATCGGTGTGCGTGGCCCTTACGGAAACGGCTTTCCATTGGAGAAGATGGTCGGCAAAGATATACTCATCGTGGTAGGAGGTCTGGGAGTGGCACCCCTGCGTTCCCTTCTTCTATACATCCTGGACAACCGCGACCAGTTCGGTAAGTTCTACGTCCTGCACGGTGCACACACGCCTGCAGAGATGCTCTTCCGCAAGGAGTTCTTCGAGATCAAGGAACGCGACGATTTGAATTGTCTCTTGACCGTGGACGAGGACACTGTTGGAGAATGGCCCTTCCGCAAAGGTCTTGTTACCGATCTTTTTGAGGAGATTGATGGGCTTGATCCGGACAACACCTACGGCACGGTATGCGGTCCTCCGGTGATGTACAAGTTTGTGGTAGCCGAGTTCCTCAAGCTGGGAATCCCCAAGCACCAGATACTCATGACCCTTGAACGGCGCATGCACTGCGGGATCGGCAAGTGCGGTCACTGCGTTATAGGCTCGATCTACACCTGTCTCGACGGCCCGGTCTTTTCATACTGGGACGTTCTCCACATGAAGGATCTGATCTAGTGGGGATGATGGCATCCAAAACTCAAGCGGCAAAGCCCAAGGTCGGGTTCTACGGATTTACCGGGTGCGCCGGTGATTTGCTTGCGATTCTCCACTGTGAGAATGAACTCCTTGATATCTTCAATGCGGTGGATGTTCGTTCGTTCCTCATGGCATCAAGCGAGGTCCACGACGACGAGGAACTGGACATCTCGTTCCTCGAAGGTTCTATCACAACCGACCACCAACTTGAGTCACTTGCCGACATCCGTAAGCGTTCAAAGATTCTTGTCGCTATTGGGTCGTGCGCATGTTTCGGCGGCCCTCAGGCTGCTCGCCTTGGCTACGGCGATTGGAAAGAACGCTTCAAGAAGGTCTACGGCGCAGTAAAACACACGGTAGCTAAGCCCTTTGAGTCACATCCTGTCGATGAGTACGTGAAGGTCGATTATCACATACCTGGATGTCCCATAGACCGCTACCAGTTCTTCTTTGCGCTTACCCGTCTGGCTCAAGGGATGTCTGTAGAGCTCACCACCTTCCCTGTTTGTTCCGAGTGCAAGTGGAACGAGAACGAGTGCCTGCTTCTTAATGCCCAGCTTTGTCTGGGCCCGGTGACCGCAGGCGGCTGTGACTCGCGTTGCCCCAGCCACAATCTGCCCTGCATAGGATGCTGGGGACCTGCCGCTGAAGCCAACGTGGCTTCCGAGATTGATCTCCTCAAGGAGCGCAACTTCTCCTCTGAAGAGATCGTGAGCAAGCTTCGTTTATTCGGTGGAGCCGCCATGGTCCGGCGCTTTGCTGATCTTTTGGGCATCAAGGCCGAAGAGCCTGCCAGGAAGCCTCGTCCAAAGAAGGTGCGTGAGCCTATCGTGGCCGGCAAGGCAAAGAAGAGAGCTAGTACTAAGAAACCCAAGGCTAAATCGCGTACTAAAAAGAGATAGGAGCTGGGATGAGCCTTAACAGAATAAAGATCGAATCCCTTGCCCGGGTTGAAGGCCACGGAGGGATCACGGTCGACTTCAAAGACGGTGAACTTTCCAAGGTCACCGTTGACATCCACGAGGGTCCCAGGCTTCTTGAGACAATTGCGCAGGGCCGGGTTCCCTCAGAGGTGGTAAGCCTTACCTGTCGAATCTGCGCGATCTGTACCCTTTCGCATCGCTACGCCGCTTTGCGCGCCATGGAGAAGGCGCTTGAGATAGAAGTGCCCCCCAAAGTCCGGCTCATGCGTGATCTAATGCACTGCGGCGAGATGATCGAGTCCCACGCGCTGCACGTCTTCCTTTTAGCCCTTCCCGACTACCTCGGTTACCCCTCGGCGGTGCACATGGCGCCTGAGTATCTGGAGGATGTTCAGGCTGGGCTGCGAGTCAAGCGCTTCGGCGTTCGACTCATGGAGCTTACTGCTGCACGTTCCATCCACGGTGAGAATCCGGTGATCGGAGGCTTTGGTCGCTATCCATCAAAGAGCGAGCTTTTGCGCTTCAAATATGAAGCCGAGTCCTTGATCCCTGACGCCGAGCGCGGGGTGGAGATACTTCGCAACCTGCGTCAGCCCACCTACATGGAAGAAGGTATGACCTTCATGTGCACCAAGCCTGAGCACGACCGCTACGGCTGGGTTGCCGACAGGATACTCGTCTCCAACGGCCAGGAGTTCAACGCCTGGGATTACCACAAGCTGACCAACGAGCGGGTGGTGCCGCACTCAATGGCCAAACGCTCGCGGTTTCAGGACAAGCCCTACTTCGTTGGTGCTCTTGCGCGCTTCAACCTTCTGGGCGAGCGTCTTGACGGCGTTGCCGGCGAGCACTTCCGCCGCTGCTACAACCTGTCATGGATTCGCAACCCGATGTACAACAACGTGGCGCAAGCCATAGAAACCGTGTGGGCGCTGGAGGAGGCTCCACGTATCATAGACAAGCTCCTCACCCACGAGGAGGATCCCGCAATCGTTGCACCCTCCCGTGACAAGGGTGCGGGTTCAGCTGCTGTCGAGGCCCCGCGCGGAACGCTCTATCATCACTATGAGATAGCTGAAGGCCGCGTCGTGCACACAGATATCATCACCCCCACCGCCCAGTTCCTGGATATGATGGAATCCCATATCAGGGTGGCTGCAAAGAATCTGACCGACGAGGGTGATACCGATAACATCGAGCTCAAGCTTGAGATGGTTGCACGTGCCTACGATCCATGCATCTCATGCGCAACGCATCTGGTCAAAGTGAGAGGTTTATAATCACCCCACGCCGTTCCTGCGGAACGCCGCGGGGACCCCGAGATAAATAAACCGTAGGGGCGATGCATGCGTCCCCCTTACAAATGAATGACACCCTCCTGTTATGCGAAGAAAGGAGCATCTATAACTATCTGCGACCACGTCTCCAGGGTTTCTCTTCGCTTCCGTAACTCCTCAAGTGTCAAGAACTCAAGAGAGGTGATGGAGCGCTCCTTTTTGACCACCTTTGGTTTAGCCAGTTTCCATATTACAAGAATCCCGAGGTGCACCCTGCCTACCGGATTGGAGTCGTCGTTTATTAATCCCGCCACCCGCTCCGCGAATTCGGTTTGAACGTCCACCTCCTCGGCTACCTCACGCCCGAGTCCTGCGGCAAACACCTCCCTAATGTCACGCTCAAAAAGGCTGTGATCCGTTACGCTTATGTGCCCGCCGATCCCCACAGAACCCAGCGACCTCAATCTGCCTTCTTCTGTCTTTTTACCCCTCACGTAGAAAAGGATCTTATCGGACCAGACCATCACAACATA comes from the candidate division TA06 bacterium B3_TA06 genome and includes:
- a CDS encoding oxidoreductase — translated: MINMPHTSAKGAPANPFMPEQMRIVRRYDLTSDVRFFQVRPVDMERALSLDYKPGQFMMISLAGVGEAPFSISSTPSRPGMVEFCIRKVGRLTEQLFRYKENSIIGVRGPYGNGFPLEKMVGKDILIVVGGLGVAPLRSLLLYILDNRDQFGKFYVLHGAHTPAEMLFRKEFFEIKERDDLNCLLTVDEDTVGEWPFRKGLVTDLFEEIDGLDPDNTYGTVCGPPVMYKFVVAEFLKLGIPKHQILMTLERRMHCGIGKCGHCVIGSIYTCLDGPVFSYWDVLHMKDLI
- a CDS encoding hydrogenase assembly protein HypC, translating into MCIGIPAKVIEISGTSGKVDYQGVKRETSFLMLPDVKVGDYVILHAGFAIKKLSEVDAKETLRLIQEMVRVEKELDG
- a CDS encoding hydrogenase formation protein HypD; this translates as MAENLEEILKRIEGDADLIQGLLAELCAHIKEPLTLMEVCGTHTHAISKTGIRRALAGKVRLLSGPGCPVCVTSDADIDRFIELSRMPDVVVTTFGDMLHVPGSESSLANERDQGRDIRIVYSPLDALAMAEREPDKEFCFLGVGFETTAPAILATVAEARRRGINNFSIYAAFKLIPPALRMIAAHPDLAIEGLILPGHVSAVIGSEPYRFLADEFKRPCVITGFEGADILQAILMIADQIKEGEPCLEIQYKRVVTKEGNKAALKIMEGMCDVKDSMWRGLGTIPESELKLKEAWKDFDAEHKLSLPPMEYKETADAKGCRCGEVLLGKIIPPDCPLFAEACTTSNPIGPCMVSSEGACSAYYKYER
- a CDS encoding sulfhydrogenase 1 subunit alpha; the encoded protein is MSLNRIKIESLARVEGHGGITVDFKDGELSKVTVDIHEGPRLLETIAQGRVPSEVVSLTCRICAICTLSHRYAALRAMEKALEIEVPPKVRLMRDLMHCGEMIESHALHVFLLALPDYLGYPSAVHMAPEYLEDVQAGLRVKRFGVRLMELTAARSIHGENPVIGGFGRYPSKSELLRFKYEAESLIPDAERGVEILRNLRQPTYMEEGMTFMCTKPEHDRYGWVADRILVSNGQEFNAWDYHKLTNERVVPHSMAKRSRFQDKPYFVGALARFNLLGERLDGVAGEHFRRCYNLSWIRNPMYNNVAQAIETVWALEEAPRIIDKLLTHEEDPAIVAPSRDKGAGSAAVEAPRGTLYHHYEIAEGRVVHTDIITPTAQFLDMMESHIRVAAKNLTDEGDTDNIELKLEMVARAYDPCISCATHLVKVRGL
- a CDS encoding hydrogenase, whose product is MKALKLKKEDLYTYLESLKSYGELWGPVSRGEHYSYAKLANVRDVALQALRTIIPPKKFFVPPRFNMFRYSQGTYSETFEDVRPRVLFGIHPCDIHGLMILDELFLDRFPDPYYKKRREATAILGLSCIPDDKCMARSTNTHAVEGGFDLAFNELGEKYLVWVGSSLGDDLVRLNIDLFSEEIETSDVQKYLEWRRKRDSRYKLNFDLTGMPDIMELSWDSPLWDELADRCLSCGSCSMVCPTCNCYNIRDVSDLSFTSGVRQRRWDSCMNKEYALVAGGHNFREARAERLKLYYTHKLKAFITEYGKPSCVGCGRCIDTCPVSINVAEVIRGLKGQEVKL